TCGATTCCCTCCAGGAACGGGATGATCGCATCGATGAAGTGCTCGTTCCGATCGCCGGCCACCATGTGCCCCGCATCGGCCACATCGACGCGCCGCGCGTGGGGAACCCTGTCGCAGAACTGCTCGGCGATGTCTTCGCGCACCACATCGCTGATCCCGCCGCGTACGAGCAGGATCGGCACGTCGGCCTGGCGCGCGGCGGCGAGGAGGCGTTCCGCCATGCCGGGCGGGTCCATTCGGCCCTCGAAGCCGGCCGGCATCCGGGGGTCCCAGTGCCAGAACCAGCAATCGCCGTGGCGTCGCAGGTTCTTCCGGATGCCCTCGGGGTCGTCCGGACGTGGGCGGTGCGGCAGGTGGGCGGACACCGTCGCGGCGGCTTCGCCGGGGCTGGCGAAGCCGTCCGGGCGTTGGCGCATGAACTCGGCGATCCGGCGGGCTCCGTGGGGATCCGGCCGATGGGCGACGTCGACGAGCACCAGAGCGCGGATCGCAGCCCTGGGTGCCTCTCCGGCGGCGAGCAGCGAGCTCAGGCCTCCGAGCGAGGCACCGATGAGTACCGGCCGTCCGCCGACTTGGGCGACGAGCGCCCGGACGTCGTCGGCGAACAGGTCGAGAGCGTAGTCACCGTCGGCTGACCATTGGCTGGAGCCATGGCCGCGCAGGTCCGGGGCGATGACCCGCCACCCCAGCGCGGCCAGGCGGGGGCCGGTGCGCTGCCAGGCGTGTCGCGTCTGGCCGCCGCCGTGCAGCAGGACGAGAGGGGGTGAGGACGCCTCGCCCCACACATCCGCCGAGAGCAGCAGCCCGCCGCGGCCCACGAAGGTGCGGGGCCGCGGCAGGGCGGCGCCGGCCGTCATACCGCGCCTCGGGTTCGCAGCGGCGCCAGCAGCTGGTCGCGGTAGGGATCCGTGGCCGCCGCGGCGAGCGCGACGTCCAGCGCGAACAGCGCACGTGCGAGGAACCGGTCGTCGTCGATCAGGGCGACGACCCACTGATGCAGCGCACCCACGCACGAGGTAGCGACAGCGGCGGCCAACGCGTCCGTGTCGATGTCGGCGCGCAGCAGGCCCCGTGCCTGTGCAGCCGCCATCGCCCGGCGGAGCCGGGTGAGCGGACCGCGGTCGAGCACGAGGCCGCTGTCCTCCCACTCACGCACCATGCGACGCGAGACGACCGGGTCGCTCACGAACAGCCGGACGGTCGACCTGACGACCTCCCGCGGGTCATCGGCTCCCAGCAGCGCCAGGCGGCGCTCGAGTTCGTCCATGAACGCGGCGGCGAGCGCCTCCCAGATCTTGTCGCGCGGTCCGATGAGGTTGTACACGGTGGCCGGGGCGACCTCCGCCCGCTCGGCGATGCGCTCGGCATTGATCACCGAATCCGGGCCGTCCCGCAGGAGTTCGCGCGTCGCCTCGAGGATCCGCGTGCGTCGCCGGGCCTTGTGCTGCTCACGCAGGCCCCCTTCGGTCGGCTGCATACACGCACACCCCTTCGTCAAAACTTAGAGAGTATTCTAAGTTTTAGGGCCGCGTCCGGCCGTGGTCAAGTGTTGACGCGGCACCGACCGGGGGCGTAGGTACGCCGGGGCGGGGCAGGTGAGGGCCATGGCAGACCTTGAAGGACTCCTGCGAGAGGCCATGCGCCGACGTCATCTGACCGCGCAATGCCTCGCCGACCGGACCGGTATCCGTACCCCGCGCATCCGTGCGTTCACCCAGGACGGGGCCGAGGGGCCCGTCCGCCCCACGCCGGAGGAGCTGGCCGAACTCGCCGACGCCCTGTCCATCCCCCTTCCCGACGTACTGGACGCCGCCCGGACCCGCACCGGGGTGACGGCCTGACACCCGCGCCGACAGGATGCCCCCCAGCCACCCGTGTGGGTGACGGTACGGCGGCGCGTTGCCCGTCGGGGTTAGCCGGAACAGGGAGCGGTTACCCGTACGGGCATGGCACCGATGTGGCAGCACAGGCGTGGGAACGCACAGCCCCGGGACGGCCGGGGCGCGTCCGGGGACGACGGGAAGAGCACCGGGCCGGGCCAGGGCGCGGGACCGGATCCGCAGGTGGAGCGGGAGGCCCCGGACGATCCGACCGCTCTGGGCAAGAAGTCCTGGTGGGCGGTGCTGCGGCGGACGGTGGCGGAGTTCAAGGACGACGAACTGGCGGACCGGGCGGCGGCGCTGACCTACTACGCGGTGCTGGCGCTCTTCCCC
The window above is part of the Streptomyces syringium genome. Proteins encoded here:
- a CDS encoding TetR/AcrR family transcriptional regulator, whose amino-acid sequence is MQPTEGGLREQHKARRRTRILEATRELLRDGPDSVINAERIAERAEVAPATVYNLIGPRDKIWEALAAAFMDELERRLALLGADDPREVVRSTVRLFVSDPVVSRRMVREWEDSGLVLDRGPLTRLRRAMAAAQARGLLRADIDTDALAAAVATSCVGALHQWVVALIDDDRFLARALFALDVALAAAATDPYRDQLLAPLRTRGAV
- a CDS encoding helix-turn-helix domain-containing protein, which produces MADLEGLLREAMRRRHLTAQCLADRTGIRTPRIRAFTQDGAEGPVRPTPEELAELADALSIPLPDVLDAARTRTGVTA
- a CDS encoding alpha/beta fold hydrolase — protein: MTAGAALPRPRTFVGRGGLLLSADVWGEASSPPLVLLHGGGQTRHAWQRTGPRLAALGWRVIAPDLRGHGSSQWSADGDYALDLFADDVRALVAQVGGRPVLIGASLGGLSSLLAAGEAPRAAIRALVLVDVAHRPDPHGARRIAEFMRQRPDGFASPGEAAATVSAHLPHRPRPDDPEGIRKNLRRHGDCWFWHWDPRMPAGFEGRMDPPGMAERLLAAARQADVPILLVRGGISDVVREDIAEQFCDRVPHARRVDVADAGHMVAGDRNEHFIDAIIPFLEGIE